ccatATGGCTCACAACATCTGGTGATtaacagttaaataaaaataatgggcTTTGCAGACGCTGCCGCCGAGGAAATTCTTGTAGTACTAGCCATGGTCAACCCTACCGTGTTCTTCGACATTGCCGTCGACGGCGAGCCCTTGGGCCGCGTCTCCTTCGAGCTGTTTGCAGACAAggttccaaagacagcagaaaattttcgtgctctgagcactggagagaaaggatttggttataagggttcctgctttcacagaattattccagggtttatgtgtcagggtggtgacttcacacgccataatggcactggtggcaagtccatctatggggagaaatttgaagatgagaacttcatcctaaagcatacaggtcctggcatcttgtccatggcaaatgctggacccaacacaaatggttcccagtttttcatctgcactgccaagactgagtggttggatggcaagcatgtggtctttggcaaagtgaaagaaggcatgaatattgtggaggccatggagcgctttgggtccaggaatggcaagaccagcaagaagatcaccattgctgactgtggacaactcgaataagtttgacttgtgttttatcttaaccaccagaccattccttctg
This portion of the Rhinopithecus roxellana isolate Shanxi Qingling chromosome 2, ASM756505v1, whole genome shotgun sequence genome encodes:
- the LOC104672481 gene encoding peptidyl-prolyl cis-trans isomerase A, which gives rise to MGFADAAAEEILVVLAMVNPTVFFDIAVDGEPLGRVSFELFADKVPKTAENFRALSTGEKGFGYKGSCFHRIIPGFMCQGGDFTRHNGTGGKSIYGEKFEDENFILKHTGPGILSMANAGPNTNGSQFFICTAKTEWLDGKHVVFGKVKEGMNIVEAMERFGSRNGKTSKKITIADCGQLE